From one Caldithrix abyssi DSM 13497 genomic stretch:
- a CDS encoding DEAD/DEAH box helicase, with amino-acid sequence MILKPKVTLEQLIEKLSKDAEFQRNITRWLVLEEQPARFAPFPQNVDRRLVQALNEKGITQLYTHQAEAFRKISAGENVVIVTPTASGKTLSYNLPVFQTILQNPEARALYLFPTKALSQDQVRETQDLIHRLQVDIKSFTFDGDTPVDIRRTIRSAGHIVVTNPDMLHQGVLPHHTLWIKLFENLKFVVLDEIHAYRGVFGSHLANLMRRLKRICAFYGSSPQFICSSATIANPKELAEQLTGQPVTLIDNNGAPRGKKHFLFYNPPVVHRELGLRRSVVNEVRQIVRKLLPTGAQMIVFARSRLRVEILLTYLRQVASQLKINPNLVRGYRGGYLPKERRQIENGLKKGEIQVVVSTNALELGIDIGQLDISILAGYPGSIASTWQQAGRAGRRQGTSLTLLVASSAPLDQYIIEHPEYFAEKNPESAQIDPDNLFILMSHLKCAAFELPFEENEVFAPDITRPLLDYLVEENVLRKTEGKYFWMREIYPADEVSLRNSSPENVVIIDTSDHNRVIGEVDLFSAPELVHKDAIYIHEGVQYHVDELDWDEKKAYVHQVKVNHYTDAITKTNIKVLDVLEEEILDSCKKVYGELAVSRVTTGFKKIKFNTHENIGMGRVHLPEMEMQTSAMWWEFDDRLFSDPYFQESIIGEGLKGIAYTLNNLIPLYVMCDVTDISVVPMVRAPFSHKPTIYVYDKYQGGMGLSKKLYEIDREVLQGVAQHIRRCPCTHGCPSCTGPTLENTLFGKESALKILELLKL; translated from the coding sequence ATGATCCTTAAACCAAAAGTTACTTTAGAGCAGCTGATCGAGAAGCTGAGCAAAGACGCAGAATTTCAGCGCAATATTACCCGATGGTTAGTCCTTGAAGAGCAGCCGGCTCGCTTTGCGCCCTTTCCGCAGAATGTTGACCGGAGGCTGGTTCAGGCCTTAAACGAAAAGGGCATTACACAATTGTACACCCACCAGGCAGAAGCCTTCCGTAAGATATCAGCGGGCGAAAATGTAGTCATAGTTACGCCCACCGCATCCGGCAAAACATTAAGCTACAATTTGCCTGTTTTTCAGACCATTCTGCAAAATCCGGAAGCACGCGCTCTTTACCTGTTTCCGACCAAGGCGCTATCGCAGGATCAGGTGCGCGAAACCCAGGACTTAATCCATCGTTTACAGGTAGACATCAAATCGTTCACCTTTGACGGAGACACGCCGGTCGATATTCGGCGTACTATCCGTTCTGCCGGGCATATTGTGGTTACCAATCCGGATATGCTGCATCAGGGCGTGCTGCCGCACCACACTCTGTGGATTAAACTTTTCGAAAATCTGAAGTTTGTAGTGCTGGATGAAATTCATGCCTATCGCGGCGTATTTGGTAGCCATCTGGCTAATTTAATGCGGCGTTTAAAACGCATTTGCGCCTTTTACGGAAGCAGTCCGCAATTCATCTGTTCCAGCGCGACCATTGCCAACCCCAAAGAACTGGCCGAACAGTTGACGGGGCAGCCGGTAACGTTGATCGACAATAATGGCGCGCCGCGCGGGAAAAAGCACTTTTTATTTTACAATCCACCGGTCGTGCATCGGGAGCTGGGCCTGCGTCGATCCGTTGTCAATGAAGTGCGGCAAATCGTGCGCAAATTATTGCCCACTGGCGCGCAGATGATCGTTTTTGCCCGCAGCCGATTGCGCGTGGAAATTTTACTGACCTACCTGCGCCAGGTGGCCAGTCAGCTTAAAATTAATCCCAACCTGGTGCGCGGATATCGGGGCGGATATTTGCCCAAAGAACGACGCCAGATCGAAAACGGCCTGAAAAAAGGCGAAATTCAGGTGGTGGTCAGTACCAATGCCCTGGAATTAGGCATCGATATCGGTCAACTGGACATCAGTATTCTGGCCGGTTATCCGGGCTCCATTGCCAGCACCTGGCAGCAGGCCGGACGCGCTGGCCGGCGGCAGGGCACTTCGCTAACCCTGCTGGTGGCCTCCAGCGCGCCGCTGGATCAATACATCATCGAACATCCCGAATATTTTGCCGAAAAAAATCCGGAAAGCGCGCAGATCGATCCGGATAATTTATTTATCTTGATGAGCCATTTAAAGTGCGCCGCCTTTGAACTGCCTTTTGAAGAAAACGAGGTATTTGCACCGGACATTACCCGTCCCTTGCTCGATTATCTGGTGGAAGAAAACGTGCTGCGCAAAACAGAAGGCAAGTATTTCTGGATGCGGGAAATTTACCCGGCCGACGAGGTCAGCTTGCGCAACAGCAGCCCGGAAAATGTGGTCATCATCGACACCAGCGACCACAACCGCGTTATCGGCGAAGTGGATTTGTTCTCCGCCCCCGAACTGGTGCACAAAGACGCCATCTACATTCATGAGGGCGTTCAGTACCATGTGGACGAGCTGGATTGGGACGAAAAAAAGGCCTACGTTCACCAGGTAAAGGTCAATCACTACACAGATGCCATCACCAAAACCAATATCAAAGTGCTCGATGTGCTGGAAGAAGAAATATTGGATTCCTGCAAAAAGGTTTACGGCGAACTGGCAGTCAGTCGCGTCACTACCGGCTTTAAAAAGATTAAATTTAACACGCATGAAAATATCGGCATGGGGCGTGTGCATTTGCCCGAAATGGAGATGCAAACCAGCGCCATGTGGTGGGAATTTGACGACCGTCTTTTTAGCGATCCCTATTTTCAGGAATCAATCATTGGCGAAGGCTTAAAAGGCATCGCCTACACTTTGAATAATTTAATCCCTCTTTACGTGATGTGCGATGTAACCGATATTTCGGTGGTGCCCATGGTGCGCGCGCCATTCAGCCATAAACCAACCATTTACGTTTACGATAAATATCAGGGTGGGATGGGCCTGAGCAAAAAACTTTACGAAATTGACCGGGAGGTTTTGCAGGGCGTGGCGCAGCATATCAGGCGGTGTCCCTGCACTCATGGCTGTCCATCGTGTACCGGCCCCACCCTGGAAAACACGCTGTTTGGCAAAGAGAGCGCGCTTAAAATTTTGGAGCTACTCAAACTGTAA
- a CDS encoding ribonuclease H-like domain-containing protein — MDLKKKLQYYRQATERSSDKKETVKAASKVPASVKALAAHFNGRLLDYPTPIVEITYSMDAEETAPQILLDRLTKGQFAKPIKLAECLFFDLETTGLSGGAGTYPFLLGFGFYEAKRFKVVQYFLPDFGRDYYAFKEIIPLLEGKSILISFNGKSYDFPLLKTRAILNRFTIDLDRFSHLDLLHLSRRVWKDSQESCDLASIEREQLNIRRSGDIPGYLIPAAYLRFIRNEVIHEMIAVIQHNRQDIISLNKILFRLSSINQSPEVLNDGKALMRLAKLAFEINDYDYFVQVEKQLLKIRGEHHPEFKLLLSFFFKKQGNWQRACALWESLVAHQSYSFVALEELAKAHEHVFKDYQKALEYSARALKMYGTLQQLNPYSVKSAWKTAFLQRYERLKCKIS; from the coding sequence ATGGATCTAAAAAAGAAGTTACAATATTATCGACAGGCTACAGAGCGTTCGTCTGATAAAAAAGAAACGGTAAAGGCCGCAAGCAAAGTTCCCGCTTCGGTAAAAGCCCTTGCCGCGCATTTTAACGGACGCCTGCTCGATTATCCCACGCCCATTGTGGAAATTACGTACAGCATGGATGCGGAAGAAACGGCGCCGCAAATTTTGCTGGATCGCCTGACGAAGGGGCAGTTTGCAAAGCCCATTAAGCTGGCCGAGTGCCTATTCTTTGACCTGGAAACAACCGGTCTCAGCGGCGGCGCGGGCACCTATCCCTTTTTGTTAGGCTTCGGCTTTTATGAGGCAAAGCGTTTTAAGGTGGTTCAATATTTTTTACCGGACTTTGGTCGCGATTACTATGCGTTCAAAGAGATCATACCGCTGCTGGAAGGGAAGAGCATTTTAATCTCCTTCAATGGCAAAAGCTATGATTTTCCCCTGTTAAAAACGCGAGCCATTTTAAATCGTTTTACGATCGATCTGGATAGATTCAGCCATCTTGATCTTCTGCACCTTTCCCGCAGAGTGTGGAAGGACAGCCAGGAAAGCTGCGATCTGGCCAGCATTGAACGCGAACAATTAAATATTCGGCGCAGCGGCGATATCCCCGGTTATTTGATTCCAGCCGCCTATTTGCGATTTATCCGGAACGAAGTGATTCACGAAATGATTGCCGTCATCCAGCATAACCGTCAGGATATTATTTCCCTGAACAAGATTTTGTTTAGATTGAGCTCGATCAATCAATCACCAGAAGTGTTGAACGATGGTAAAGCTTTGATGCGTCTGGCAAAATTAGCCTTTGAAATAAACGATTACGATTATTTCGTTCAGGTCGAAAAGCAACTTTTAAAGATTCGGGGTGAGCATCATCCAGAGTTTAAATTATTGTTAAGTTTTTTTTTTAAAAAGCAGGGCAACTGGCAAAGGGCCTGCGCTTTATGGGAATCACTGGTTGCCCATCAGTCCTATTCCTTTGTGGCTCTGGAAGAGCTGGCCAAGGCGCACGAGCATGTTTTCAAAGACTATCAAAAGGCGCTGGAATATTCCGCCCGGGCTTTAAAAATGTACGGCACATTGCAGCAGCTTAACCCGTATTCCGTAAAATCTGCCTGGAAAACAGCCTTTTTGCAAAGATACGAACGCCTGAAATGCAAAATATCTTGA
- a CDS encoding AMP-dependent synthetase/ligase translates to MGYQNLAEMFFDKRQSMPDKVGYMFKKDGKWQSVTFKEAVDWAEKLAAGLAALGVKKDDRVAIISNNRIEWALADYATMSLGAMLVPVYPSLLSHQVKYIVNDCEARVLLAEDELQVEKVKEIQSELKTVKNFFVFDAPEKLEEPWKKLSALAEMGEEFLQKKPTHIADEIKKVKRDDWATIIYTSGTTGEPKGAVLTHGNFLSNIEGILGVVDLYAEDIFLSFLPLSHIFERLAGHFLSNHQGSTVAYAESIDTVADNMQEIKPTVMVSVPRLYEKIYARVLENVEMGPPLKRKIFYWALGVGREYVNYVMNKKPLPFLLKKKYNLANKLVFHKLQERVGGRIRFFVSGGAPLSAEIAEFFTAAGLIILEGYGLTETSPVITVNLPDNFKFGYVGPPLPNVEVKIDEDGEILTRGPHVMVGYFKKEDATKEVIDDEGWFHTGDIGLIDEDGFLKITDRKKNIIVTSGGKNIAPQPIENMLVTTQYIEQAVVIGDKRKFCTAIIVPAFEAVKNWAEQQGKTINTYDEMLQLDGLKELIRKEIDLVNENLARYETIKDFIFAKQPFSIESGELTPSLKVKRKVVEEKYRDEIEEMYKV, encoded by the coding sequence ATGGGCTATCAAAATTTAGCAGAAATGTTTTTCGATAAGCGTCAATCCATGCCCGATAAAGTAGGGTATATGTTCAAGAAGGACGGAAAATGGCAATCCGTTACCTTTAAAGAAGCAGTGGATTGGGCAGAAAAATTGGCAGCCGGACTGGCGGCGCTGGGCGTCAAAAAGGACGATCGGGTGGCGATTATTTCCAATAACCGCATTGAATGGGCCCTGGCAGATTATGCCACCATGTCGTTGGGCGCCATGTTGGTTCCGGTTTATCCCTCGCTGCTAAGCCATCAGGTTAAGTACATTGTAAACGATTGCGAAGCCAGAGTTTTATTGGCAGAAGATGAGTTACAGGTTGAAAAGGTTAAAGAAATACAATCGGAATTAAAGACCGTAAAAAATTTCTTTGTTTTTGACGCGCCGGAAAAACTGGAGGAGCCCTGGAAAAAATTATCCGCTCTTGCTGAAATGGGCGAAGAATTTTTACAAAAAAAACCGACCCATATTGCGGATGAGATTAAAAAAGTTAAGCGTGACGACTGGGCTACGATCATTTACACCTCAGGCACCACCGGTGAACCCAAAGGCGCCGTTTTGACCCACGGGAATTTTTTAAGCAATATCGAAGGTATCCTGGGGGTAGTCGATCTTTACGCCGAAGATATTTTTCTTTCCTTTCTTCCCCTGAGCCATATTTTTGAACGGCTTGCCGGCCACTTTTTATCCAATCACCAGGGATCAACTGTGGCCTACGCCGAAAGTATTGATACCGTGGCCGACAACATGCAAGAAATCAAACCGACGGTTATGGTTTCTGTGCCGCGCCTGTACGAAAAAATTTATGCCCGCGTGCTGGAAAATGTGGAAATGGGGCCGCCTTTAAAACGCAAAATCTTTTACTGGGCGCTTGGCGTGGGGCGTGAATACGTGAATTATGTTATGAATAAAAAACCGCTGCCATTTTTACTGAAAAAGAAATACAATCTGGCCAACAAACTGGTCTTCCATAAATTGCAGGAACGGGTTGGCGGTCGAATTCGCTTCTTTGTCAGCGGCGGCGCGCCTCTTTCGGCAGAAATTGCCGAATTCTTTACCGCAGCCGGTTTGATCATTCTGGAAGGTTACGGTTTGACTGAAACATCGCCGGTTATTACGGTGAATTTACCGGATAATTTCAAATTTGGTTACGTGGGCCCGCCTTTGCCCAATGTAGAGGTTAAAATTGATGAAGACGGCGAAATCTTAACCCGCGGTCCACACGTGATGGTTGGCTACTTTAAAAAAGAAGACGCCACGAAAGAGGTTATTGATGATGAAGGCTGGTTTCATACCGGCGACATCGGTTTGATTGACGAAGACGGCTTTTTAAAGATTACGGATCGTAAGAAAAATATCATTGTAACCTCTGGCGGAAAGAACATTGCGCCGCAGCCCATCGAAAACATGCTGGTAACCACGCAATACATAGAACAGGCCGTGGTCATCGGCGATAAACGTAAATTCTGCACAGCGATTATTGTTCCGGCCTTCGAAGCCGTTAAAAACTGGGCGGAACAGCAGGGGAAAACCATCAATACCTACGACGAGATGCTGCAGCTGGATGGCTTAAAGGAACTCATTCGCAAAGAAATTGATCTGGTAAACGAAAACCTGGCCAGATACGAAACCATTAAGGATTTTATCTTTGCCAAACAGCCCTTTTCCATTGAAAGTGGGGAGCTGACGCCCTCTTTAAAGGTGAAGCGTAAAGTGGTCGAAGAAAAATACCGTGATGAAATTGAAGAGATGTACAAAGTTTAA
- a CDS encoding DUF4416 family protein codes for MGIIKEHPPVQLFAAITFNERVDLKEVFAHLQNLCGAIEERSALFDFDAFTDYYESEMGSGLEKLFITFKELIHPETLPDIKRQTNQIELEISKSKQRCVNIDPGYLTVSKVVLATTKDYAHRLYLGKGIYGDLHLVYQKKSFRIQPWTYPDYRQPLAIEFFNRLRETYRDKLEHGK; via the coding sequence ATGGGGATAATTAAAGAGCATCCGCCCGTTCAGTTGTTTGCAGCGATTACTTTTAATGAACGGGTTGATCTCAAAGAAGTTTTTGCTCATTTGCAGAATTTATGTGGCGCCATCGAAGAGCGCTCTGCGCTCTTCGATTTTGACGCCTTTACCGACTATTATGAATCAGAAATGGGCTCCGGCCTGGAAAAACTTTTTATTACGTTTAAAGAACTGATTCACCCGGAAACATTGCCTGATATTAAAAGGCAGACGAATCAAATTGAGCTGGAAATTTCTAAAAGCAAACAACGCTGCGTAAATATTGATCCGGGCTATCTGACGGTTTCTAAAGTGGTGCTGGCCACAACCAAAGATTACGCCCATCGTCTTTATCTGGGAAAGGGAATATATGGCGACTTGCATCTGGTTTACCAGAAAAAGTCCTTTCGTATTCAGCCCTGGACCTATCCCGATTATCGGCAGCCTCTGGCGATTGAATTTTTTAACAGGCTGCGCGAGACCTATCGCGATAAACTGGAACATGGTAAGTAA
- the plsY gene encoding glycerol-3-phosphate 1-O-acyltransferase PlsY, producing MTLDLIGLILISYLLGSFPTAIIAGRLLKKIDIREHGSGNAGATNVFRVLGWKAALAVLFIDMIKGFVPVFFLAPAFSSSPDQVIYFQLIGAIAAILGHMYTIFAGFKGGKGVGTSAGAFLGLAPLPLLLALLTFIVVVSLTRYVSLGSLIASLVFVVILMLQRFAFQMEIPAVLLGISVVIVALIWYAHRSNIKRLLQGNENRIEFKKKG from the coding sequence ATGACTCTTGATCTTATTGGTTTAATCCTGATCAGTTATTTGTTGGGCTCGTTTCCAACGGCCATTATAGCCGGAAGGCTATTAAAGAAGATCGACATCCGCGAACACGGTAGCGGTAATGCCGGAGCCACCAATGTATTTAGAGTTTTAGGCTGGAAAGCGGCCCTGGCGGTATTATTCATCGATATGATTAAAGGATTTGTGCCGGTCTTTTTTCTGGCGCCGGCCTTCTCTTCTTCTCCTGACCAGGTTATTTATTTTCAGTTAATTGGCGCCATTGCAGCCATTCTGGGGCACATGTACACCATCTTTGCCGGATTTAAAGGCGGTAAAGGCGTGGGGACTTCTGCCGGGGCTTTTTTAGGCCTGGCGCCCTTACCCTTGCTTTTAGCGCTGCTAACCTTTATTGTGGTGGTTTCTCTAACCAGATACGTTTCACTGGGCTCTTTGATTGCTTCGTTAGTGTTTGTGGTCATCCTTATGTTGCAGCGTTTTGCTTTTCAGATGGAGATTCCGGCGGTTCTATTGGGCATCAGCGTTGTCATTGTGGCGCTTATCTGGTATGCGCATCGCAGCAACATTAAACGCCTGTTGCAGGGCAATGAAAATCGCATTGAATTTAAGAAGAAAGGATGA
- a CDS encoding NAD(P)H-dependent glycerol-3-phosphate dehydrogenase, producing MRIGMIGAGSWGTALALVLHENGHEVRCWTIDEESLNDIRLKQENSRYLPGIKIPSEIVFTSDLRLIVEDPEIIVNAVPSQVTRSALSLVKEIFSDQGQIWVSVSKGIENKTYKRITQVIEEVMEVPAERIAALSGPSHAEEVARKIPTAIVSSSASIETARKIQQVFMNQYLRIYANDDVTGVELGGALKNIIALAAGICDGAGYGDNTKAALMTRGLVEISRLGVEMGARPSTFAGLSGMGDLIVTCMSRHSRNRYVGEQIGKGRTLKEVLDEMVMVAEGVRTAESAYELAKMKKVEMPITEQIYKVLFENKSPGQAMLDLMTRASKIEDWGA from the coding sequence ATGCGCATAGGAATGATTGGCGCCGGTAGCTGGGGAACGGCCCTGGCTCTGGTACTGCATGAAAATGGGCACGAAGTACGCTGCTGGACCATTGACGAAGAGAGCTTAAACGATATTCGGCTGAAACAGGAAAATAGCCGCTATTTGCCGGGTATTAAAATACCTTCCGAAATCGTATTTACTTCGGATTTGCGCCTGATTGTGGAAGATCCGGAGATTATTGTCAACGCGGTGCCTTCGCAGGTTACGCGCTCTGCTTTAAGCCTGGTTAAGGAAATTTTTAGCGATCAGGGGCAAATCTGGGTTTCGGTATCCAAAGGTATTGAAAATAAAACCTACAAACGCATAACCCAGGTCATCGAAGAGGTGATGGAAGTGCCGGCGGAGCGGATTGCTGCGCTTTCCGGGCCCAGCCATGCTGAAGAAGTAGCGCGAAAAATTCCCACAGCGATCGTCTCTTCGTCTGCAAGCATCGAAACCGCTCGTAAAATTCAACAGGTTTTCATGAATCAATATTTGCGCATTTACGCCAACGATGATGTGACCGGCGTGGAGCTGGGCGGCGCGCTTAAAAACATTATTGCCCTGGCAGCAGGTATTTGCGACGGGGCAGGGTACGGTGACAACACCAAGGCGGCTTTAATGACGCGCGGCCTGGTAGAAATCAGTCGTCTGGGTGTGGAAATGGGCGCCAGGCCTTCTACCTTTGCCGGTCTGAGCGGCATGGGCGATTTGATCGTTACCTGCATGAGCCGCCATTCAAGAAATCGCTATGTGGGGGAACAGATCGGTAAGGGACGAACGTTAAAAGAAGTGCTGGACGAAATGGTAATGGTCGCAGAAGGCGTGAGAACGGCAGAGTCTGCCTATGAGCTGGCCAAAATGAAAAAGGTGGAAATGCCCATTACCGAACAAATTTACAAAGTACTGTTCGAAAATAAGTCCCCGGGACAGGCCATGCTTGATTTGATGACAAGGGCTTCCAAAATAGAAGATTGGGGAGCTTAA
- a CDS encoding universal stress protein — MIKSILLPIDGSPYTEAVLDYGDFLAEKFGAILRILTVIDIRLFDWSVATSADSFVPIMPSTEFQEESQRIQNEKAEKVIQKASEILSAKKRTFEIIKVSGIPVDEICQVAKTTDMVIMGIRGEYEKWSGKLLGATTESVTRQIAKPMMLVDKEFKPFEQIYCGYDGTIAANHALEMAAFLAYSLNLPLQVVSVFDSDDEREETLKEAKQYLTPYKIKFDLRHETGDPDETLVNVQNNSPRPSLMVIGGFGHSRLREAILGSTTVHVMRKANKPILLVK; from the coding sequence ATGATTAAGTCTATTTTATTGCCCATTGACGGATCTCCGTACACCGAAGCCGTTCTGGACTACGGAGATTTTTTAGCGGAAAAGTTTGGCGCCATTCTACGCATATTAACTGTTATTGATATACGCCTCTTCGACTGGAGCGTGGCTACCAGCGCCGACAGCTTTGTGCCCATCATGCCTTCTACCGAGTTTCAGGAAGAATCGCAACGAATTCAAAACGAAAAGGCCGAAAAGGTTATCCAAAAAGCGTCCGAAATATTGAGCGCTAAAAAACGTACCTTTGAGATCATTAAGGTTTCGGGCATTCCTGTGGATGAGATTTGCCAGGTGGCCAAGACGACGGATATGGTCATCATGGGCATTCGTGGGGAGTATGAAAAGTGGAGCGGAAAACTGCTGGGCGCCACAACCGAATCGGTAACGCGTCAGATTGCCAAACCCATGATGCTGGTGGACAAAGAGTTCAAGCCGTTTGAGCAGATTTACTGCGGCTACGACGGAACGATTGCCGCCAATCATGCGCTGGAAATGGCCGCCTTTCTGGCCTATTCGCTCAACCTGCCGCTACAGGTGGTTTCTGTTTTTGATTCGGATGACGAACGCGAAGAAACGCTTAAAGAAGCCAAACAATACTTAACGCCTTACAAAATCAAATTTGATCTTCGACACGAAACAGGAGACCCTGACGAAACCCTGGTGAACGTCCAGAATAATTCACCCAGACCGTCTTTAATGGTTATCGGCGGTTTTGGCCACTCGCGGCTGCGCGAAGCCATTCTGGGCAGCACCACCGTACACGTTATGCGCAAGGCTAACAAGCCGATTTTGTTGGTGAAGTAG
- a CDS encoding cation:proton antiporter, which translates to MHQEVFIQLAAILVLGILAQWISWKIHLPSILVLLLTGFLVGPVLNWIDPDKLFGVALFPIVSLSVAIILFEGGLSLSYRQLKNLKDVVLRLVTIGVALTFGLVALTAHYVLNMNWHIAALFGSILVVTGPTVIIPLLHHLRVKREIGQVILWEGIVNDPIGATMALIAFEVIIAESLGQAILVSVLGIFKTLLIGTLLGALGAFLLVFLMKRYWLPEFLHNPVTLMVLIIIFGLSNHFQEESGLLAVTLMGIFMANQKMAPVKHILEFKENLRLILIAVLFILLSARLELSVIPFTEPAAYFFLFLLIFVIRPVMVSLSTIGTSLNWRERVLLFWMAPRGIVAAAVSSIFGLYLVEKGMPEGMQLMSYTFFVIVGTVAFYGLTAGRVASLLKLSFAHPQGILIVGAHAWGRKLARFFKGQGIDVLLVDSNKHNVKMAEREGCEAQEGNILLENFQEGLDLSGIGKLFALTSNDEVNTLACLHFADLLGRENIFQIAYHEPQLNGEPDRNPMWRGRILFDKELTFEKLESLFKNGGELKVFKIDEYYTFDDFLQQKDRKYPLILKKVNGKLEVWAEDKMPEPEIGDQILAIVLPVKNGQMENGKQERDLL; encoded by the coding sequence ATGCATCAAGAAGTATTTATCCAGCTCGCTGCCATTTTAGTGCTTGGCATCCTGGCGCAGTGGATTTCCTGGAAAATTCATCTGCCTTCCATTTTGGTCTTACTGCTGACAGGTTTTTTAGTTGGCCCCGTTCTTAATTGGATCGATCCAGATAAACTTTTTGGGGTGGCGCTTTTCCCGATCGTTTCTCTTTCTGTGGCCATTATTCTATTTGAAGGCGGGTTAAGTTTATCGTACAGGCAGTTAAAAAATCTTAAAGATGTTGTGCTGCGGCTGGTGACCATCGGCGTGGCGCTCACCTTTGGCCTGGTTGCCCTAACTGCACATTATGTGTTAAATATGAACTGGCATATTGCCGCCCTATTCGGTTCCATTCTGGTTGTAACCGGGCCCACGGTCATCATCCCATTATTGCACCATTTGCGCGTTAAACGCGAAATCGGCCAGGTTATATTATGGGAGGGAATTGTCAATGATCCCATTGGCGCGACCATGGCGTTAATTGCATTTGAGGTTATCATTGCCGAAAGTTTAGGTCAGGCCATACTGGTTTCCGTACTTGGTATTTTTAAAACGCTTTTAATCGGTACGTTGCTCGGTGCGTTAGGCGCCTTTTTGCTGGTTTTTTTAATGAAACGCTACTGGCTGCCGGAATTTTTGCACAATCCTGTCACGCTCATGGTATTGATTATTATTTTTGGTCTTTCCAATCATTTCCAGGAAGAATCCGGGCTGCTGGCTGTAACATTGATGGGTATTTTTATGGCCAATCAAAAAATGGCGCCGGTGAAACATATTCTTGAGTTTAAAGAAAACCTGCGTTTAATCCTCATTGCCGTATTGTTTATTTTGCTTTCAGCGCGGCTCGAATTGTCGGTTATTCCCTTCACAGAACCTGCGGCCTACTTTTTCTTGTTTTTATTGATTTTTGTGATCCGCCCTGTCATGGTCAGCCTTTCAACGATTGGCACTTCGCTCAACTGGCGTGAACGCGTTTTACTGTTCTGGATGGCGCCTCGCGGTATTGTGGCTGCGGCTGTCTCTTCCATCTTTGGACTTTATCTGGTGGAAAAAGGCATGCCGGAGGGCATGCAGCTGATGTCTTATACGTTTTTTGTGATCGTTGGCACGGTAGCTTTTTACGGACTGACCGCGGGCAGAGTAGCCTCTCTGCTGAAATTATCTTTTGCTCATCCACAGGGAATTTTGATCGTTGGCGCCCATGCCTGGGGCCGTAAACTGGCCAGGTTTTTCAAAGGGCAGGGGATTGATGTTTTGTTGGTGGACTCCAATAAGCACAACGTTAAAATGGCAGAGCGCGAAGGATGCGAAGCGCAGGAAGGAAATATTTTACTGGAAAACTTTCAAGAAGGCCTGGATCTGAGCGGAATCGGCAAGCTGTTTGCTCTCACTTCTAATGACGAAGTGAATACACTGGCCTGTCTCCATTTTGCCGATTTGTTAGGGCGGGAGAATATTTTTCAGATCGCTTACCACGAACCGCAGTTAAATGGCGAACCGGATCGCAATCCCATGTGGCGGGGACGCATCCTCTTTGACAAAGAACTTACTTTCGAAAAGCTGGAAAGCCTGTTTAAAAATGGCGGCGAATTGAAAGTTTTTAAAATAGACGAGTATTACACTTTTGATGATTTTCTGCAGCAAAAAGATAGAAAATATCCCCTGATTTTAAAAAAGGTTAATGGGAAATTGGAAGTATGGGCGGAAGACAAGATGCCGGAACCTGAAATCGGCGACCAAATTCTGGCTATTGTTCTGCCTGTGAAGAATGGGCAGATGGAAAATGGCAAACAAGAGAGGGATTTGCTTTAA